In a genomic window of Methanosarcina horonobensis HB-1 = JCM 15518:
- a CDS encoding ABC transporter ATP-binding protein, with product MTFTEIIDKFKMKFGSLKVINSLDRTVSFYNELDDNFEESDLGEDLKNNPHCNLVDYSDKSSGAVKIYQNGESPLIKLTNVWKIYQMGEVEFAALKGINLEIYEGEFLIILGPSGSGKSTLMNLLGCLDIPSKGSVYLNSKDISKLDESELALIRGQMIGFIFQSFNLIPTLSTEENVLLPMEFQEEDRQIARQKAAYLLDIVGLTNKKKNLPSQLSGGQRQRVAIARSLAVNPPIILADEPTGNLDTKTGDYILEFLDGLHEREGKTIIIVTHDLDLVKYATRVVYIRDGEIEKIETRMKNESDLKIESKNEN from the coding sequence ATGACATTTACTGAAATCATAGATAAATTTAAAATGAAATTTGGTTCCTTAAAAGTTATTAATTCGCTTGATAGAACGGTCAGTTTCTATAACGAATTAGATGATAATTTCGAGGAGAGTGATCTAGGGGAAGATCTAAAAAATAATCCACACTGCAATTTAGTCGATTATTCTGATAAAAGTTCTGGTGCAGTAAAGATTTATCAAAACGGGGAAAGTCCACTAATCAAGTTAACCAATGTCTGGAAAATTTACCAGATGGGAGAGGTTGAATTTGCAGCTCTTAAAGGAATAAATCTGGAGATTTACGAGGGGGAATTTCTGATTATTCTTGGACCCAGTGGAAGTGGAAAAAGTACTCTTATGAACCTGCTGGGTTGCCTGGATATACCATCAAAAGGCAGTGTCTACCTGAATTCAAAGGATATCTCAAAACTTGACGAATCTGAGCTTGCTCTCATAAGAGGGCAGATGATCGGTTTCATATTCCAGAGTTTCAACCTCATTCCCACCCTCAGTACAGAAGAAAACGTACTCTTACCCATGGAATTTCAGGAAGAGGACAGGCAAATAGCCAGACAAAAAGCAGCATACTTGCTGGACATTGTCGGACTTACGAACAAGAAGAAAAACCTTCCTTCTCAGCTCTCAGGCGGACAGAGGCAGAGAGTTGCCATAGCCCGTTCTCTGGCTGTTAACCCTCCTATAATTCTGGCAGACGAGCCTACAGGAAACCTGGACACCAAGACCGGAGACTATATTCTGGAATTTCTGGACGGGCTCCACGAAAGAGAAGGCAAAACAATCATTATCGTAACACATGACCTAGACCTGGTAAAATATGCAACAAGAGTTGTGTACATTAGAGATGGGGAAATTGAAAAAATAGAAACGCGAATGAAAAATGAATCCGACTTGAAAATTGAATCAAAAAATGAAAATTAA
- a CDS encoding amylo-alpha-1,6-glucosidase: MNGGRFGTDFLSTYEEGIKREWVIGNGLGGYASSTIIGAGTRTYHGLLVATPENSPGRLLLLSSLDEEISINEEIYKLAVHKYPDTISPTGFEYLSEFIRNPFPLWVYHPGDFTIKKKVFMAHNSNTTYVLYDITSRREGALLKIFPLVSSRDFNLTARSGYLSFFQRSGSTEVRLASSTGFTFSISSNLQYHPAPVWYYNLEYDTEKQRGLNFQEDNFNPGYFEGKLEPGTSRFFVAASTGDISSLTLEKVDKLYIREANRQNLLALDSKLVEPFALKLLKATDSFVVKNRVTGENTVIAGYHWYSDWGRDAMISLPGLLLIPYRFQEARSTLRNFARYCRRGLVPNTFPAFGGDPVYNTVDASLWFVHALDRYFAYTKDFLFLSDIWDNVDEIINNYCNSTDFGIGMDSDYLIRQGPQLTWMDAKIGEWAVTPRVGKACEVNALWYNALKTASYLGTLLGEDVSLYETLADGVALSFENAFWNPETNCLFDLVYQDEAGNQIKDPAIRPNQIFAVSLPYTMLSPEKEKAIVDRVETDLLTPFGLKSLSSDHPLYKGQYLGDALNRDTAYHNGTVWPWLLGAYVKAYLKVHDYSNSSLEYMRDLLEGFDEHLETAGIGTISEVFDGDYPHSPGGTIAQAWSVAEIFRAYVEDVLGIKP; encoded by the coding sequence ATGAATGGGGGCAGGTTTGGAACAGATTTTCTTTCAACATACGAAGAAGGAATAAAAAGAGAATGGGTTATAGGAAACGGGCTTGGAGGATATGCTTCTTCTACAATTATCGGGGCAGGGACAAGGACTTATCACGGACTGCTTGTAGCAACTCCGGAGAATTCTCCTGGAAGGCTTTTGCTGCTTTCTTCCCTTGATGAGGAAATTTCTATTAATGAAGAAATTTATAAACTTGCCGTCCATAAATATCCGGATACTATCAGTCCTACAGGCTTTGAGTATCTTTCTGAATTTATTCGTAACCCGTTTCCTCTCTGGGTTTACCATCCCGGTGATTTTACCATAAAGAAAAAGGTCTTCATGGCCCATAACAGTAACACAACCTATGTCCTCTATGATATTACATCCAGAAGAGAGGGAGCTTTGCTGAAAATTTTCCCTCTGGTAAGCTCAAGAGATTTTAATCTGACTGCTCGTTCAGGATACCTTTCTTTCTTCCAGAGATCCGGGTCTACGGAAGTACGGCTGGCAAGCTCTACTGGTTTTACTTTCTCGATTTCATCCAATCTTCAGTATCACCCTGCTCCTGTATGGTACTATAACCTTGAGTACGATACCGAGAAGCAACGGGGGCTTAATTTTCAGGAGGATAACTTCAATCCTGGTTATTTTGAAGGCAAACTCGAACCCGGGACTTCCCGCTTTTTTGTTGCTGCTTCAACAGGAGATATTTCTTCTCTTACCCTCGAGAAGGTTGATAAACTCTATATAAGGGAAGCAAATCGGCAGAACCTTCTAGCTCTCGATTCGAAGCTTGTCGAGCCTTTTGCTCTCAAACTTCTAAAGGCAACCGACTCTTTTGTAGTGAAAAACCGAGTTACAGGGGAAAATACAGTAATTGCGGGATATCACTGGTACTCTGACTGGGGGAGAGATGCCATGATTTCTCTACCCGGATTGCTTTTAATTCCATACCGTTTCCAGGAGGCAAGGTCAACTCTCAGAAACTTTGCCAGGTATTGTCGAAGAGGTCTGGTCCCTAACACCTTTCCGGCTTTTGGAGGAGACCCGGTCTATAATACAGTCGATGCATCTCTCTGGTTTGTTCATGCCCTTGACCGCTATTTCGCATATACCAAAGACTTCCTTTTCCTTTCGGATATCTGGGACAATGTAGATGAGATTATAAACAACTATTGTAATAGTACGGATTTCGGAATAGGCATGGATTCCGATTACCTTATTCGGCAGGGACCTCAACTGACCTGGATGGACGCGAAAATCGGGGAATGGGCTGTGACTCCGAGGGTAGGTAAAGCCTGTGAGGTGAATGCCCTCTGGTATAATGCCCTGAAAACGGCTTCCTACCTTGGTACGCTTCTTGGCGAAGACGTCTCTTTATATGAGACTCTTGCAGATGGGGTAGCTTTGAGTTTTGAGAACGCTTTCTGGAACCCGGAGACTAACTGTCTCTTTGACCTTGTATATCAGGACGAGGCAGGAAACCAGATTAAAGACCCTGCAATTCGCCCCAATCAAATCTTTGCTGTCTCGCTCCCTTACACTATGCTTTCCCCTGAGAAAGAAAAAGCGATCGTTGACAGGGTTGAGACTGATCTTCTTACCCCCTTCGGGCTCAAAAGTCTATCGAGTGATCATCCTCTATATAAAGGGCAGTACCTCGGAGACGCCTTAAACAGGGACACAGCCTATCATAATGGGACAGTCTGGCCCTGGCTCCTTGGAGCTTATGTGAAAGCTTACCTGAAAGTACATGACTATTCGAACAGCAGTCTTGAATATATGAGAGATCTTCTTGAGGGCTTTGATGAGCATCTTGAAACGGCAGGTATAGGCACCATCTCTGAGGTGTTTGATGGAGATTACCCCCACTCTCCAGGCGGTACTATTGCCCAGGCATGGAGTGTTGCAGAAATTTTCAGGGCATATGTAGAGGATGTACTCGGGATCAAGCCCTGA
- a CDS encoding ABC transporter permease translates to MRNSTYLKMGMNMLVHSKLRSWLTIIGIVIGVGSVIGIVSLGDAMKANVQSNLADLDLTKITISPGYTRASSNTMMDGDPTNGPGTSGAGASTTDAELTDDNIDALQGLDSIQYISGEISGSEKVKYIGKSATLSITGVDPQVWKYMTTLKTQSGRLLEPADKYVAVIGSDIASETFDHDIGVNQVITINNKSVRVVGILKEGGMGDDSNIYMPIDGAVELIEDAEDDVYDSITVKAKNEDLVDGLSEEIIDKLMISRHIIQEDDRDFSVTASKSMADSINEMLSSLTLFLGAIAAVSILVGSVGIANTMFTSVLEKTKEIGTMKAIGAKNRDILMIFLFNSAMVGLVGGFLGVFLGSILSSGLQSMMGNTTLGGGVSPYLIVGGLILAVLTGVTSGVIPAYRASKLKPVDALRYE, encoded by the coding sequence ATGAGAAATTCAACCTATCTGAAAATGGGCATGAACATGCTTGTTCACAGTAAGCTCAGAAGCTGGCTGACCATTATCGGGATAGTAATAGGAGTCGGATCCGTAATTGGCATTGTCTCTTTAGGGGATGCCATGAAGGCAAACGTCCAGAGCAATCTAGCCGATCTTGATCTGACAAAAATAACCATAAGTCCGGGGTATACCAGGGCTTCATCTAATACTATGATGGATGGAGATCCTACAAACGGTCCTGGAACAAGTGGAGCGGGCGCTTCAACAACGGATGCTGAATTGACAGATGATAACATTGACGCTCTTCAAGGCTTAGATAGTATCCAGTACATTTCTGGTGAAATTTCTGGCAGTGAAAAGGTGAAATATATAGGAAAATCTGCAACCCTTTCGATTACAGGTGTAGACCCCCAGGTTTGGAAATACATGACTACCCTGAAAACACAATCAGGAAGATTGCTCGAACCAGCTGATAAGTATGTCGCAGTCATAGGAAGCGACATTGCCAGTGAAACTTTTGACCATGATATTGGAGTTAACCAGGTAATAACTATAAACAATAAATCGGTCCGGGTTGTCGGAATCCTGAAAGAAGGAGGTATGGGGGACGACTCAAATATCTACATGCCAATAGATGGAGCAGTAGAGCTTATTGAGGATGCAGAAGATGATGTTTACGATAGCATCACTGTAAAAGCAAAGAATGAAGATCTGGTAGATGGACTATCAGAAGAGATCATAGATAAGCTCATGATTTCAAGACATATTATCCAGGAAGATGACAGGGACTTTTCAGTAACAGCTTCAAAGTCTATGGCTGATTCTATCAACGAAATGTTAAGTTCATTAACTCTTTTCCTTGGAGCCATCGCAGCAGTGTCAATTCTTGTAGGATCCGTTGGTATTGCCAACACTATGTTTACCTCTGTCCTTGAAAAGACAAAGGAAATAGGAACTATGAAAGCCATAGGAGCGAAAAACAGGGATATCCTTATGATTTTCCTTTTTAACTCAGCAATGGTAGGTCTTGTTGGCGGTTTCCTTGGAGTTTTTCTGGGGTCGATTCTTTCAAGTGGTCTTCAGTCGATGATGGGAAATACGACATTAGGAGGTGGAGTAAGCCCTTACCTGATAGTTGGAGGACTTATCCTTGCAGTTTTGACAGGAGTGACCTCTGGAGTTATCCCTGCTTACAGGGCTTCAAAATTGAAACCTGTAGATGCTTTGAGGTACGAATAA
- a CDS encoding alpha/beta fold hydrolase: MTKKYLLVALSAIIFVVSIAFINAQAQPANVSRDSETLSKPNIVLVHGAWADGSSWSKVIPLLQEKGYNVTAVQIPLTSLAEDAAVTRRVLAMQSGPTILVGHSYGGAVITEAGANASNVVGLVYISAFAPDEGEVLGELNERMPAAPGMANLLPDSEGFLWIDPEAFPESFAQDVDPVQARVMAAVQKPVPASIFGEKTTQAAWKSKPSWYLISENDRIINPDLERFMAERIGAREVVSISSDHASLVSHPDEVTRLITDAANATTKC; this comes from the coding sequence ATGACAAAGAAGTATTTACTTGTCGCATTATCCGCGATCATTTTTGTAGTAAGTATTGCTTTCATAAATGCTCAGGCACAACCTGCTAACGTCTCCAGAGATTCCGAAACGCTCTCCAAACCGAACATTGTCCTGGTGCACGGTGCCTGGGCTGATGGGTCAAGCTGGAGCAAGGTTATTCCGCTACTTCAGGAAAAAGGGTATAATGTTACAGCTGTCCAGATCCCTTTGACCTCACTAGCTGAGGATGCTGCAGTAACACGCCGCGTATTAGCTATGCAAAGCGGCCCTACAATCCTTGTCGGCCACTCATACGGTGGCGCGGTGATTACTGAGGCGGGGGCTAATGCGTCCAATGTTGTCGGGTTGGTTTATATTTCTGCATTTGCTCCTGACGAAGGAGAAGTCCTTGGTGAGCTCAATGAGCGAATGCCCGCTGCACCTGGCATGGCAAATCTTCTCCCTGACTCCGAGGGCTTTCTATGGATTGATCCAGAGGCTTTTCCGGAATCGTTTGCTCAGGATGTCGATCCTGTTCAGGCCAGGGTGATGGCCGCAGTACAAAAACCTGTCCCAGCAAGCATTTTCGGCGAAAAAACCACTCAGGCAGCATGGAAGTCCAAGCCTTCCTGGTACCTGATATCAGAGAACGACAGGATTATCAATCCCGACCTGGAGCGTTTTATGGCAGAACGCATTGGAGCAAGGGAAGTTGTCTCAATATCATCCGACCACGCCTCTTTAGTCTCACATCCTGATGAGGTAACCAGGCTGATAACAGATGCAGCAAATGCCACGACAAAGTGCTAG
- a CDS encoding glycoside hydrolase family 130 protein, whose protein sequence is MTWKDHGELFVRYNRNPILTVEDWPYQANSVFNPAATIVDGITLLLVRVEDHRGFSHFTAARSKNGVDGWEIDSQPTFFPEPAKYPEEIYGIEDPRITYMDEIKKWAVTYTAFSDSGPLPALALTEDFHTFERVGSILPPDNKDAAIFPVSFNGKWAVLHRPAPTGHTMKANIWISFSPDMKAWGWHEVLLYAREGGWWDAYKIGLSPQPMRTSEGWLIMYHGVRQTTPKISYRLGLALLDLEDPRKVLRRSEGWVFGPHESYERSGDVNDVVFPCGWVVVNDELRIYYGGADTSVSLARAKMDDIMKYLRECPEEQCPEDYCRFFEGHRGKYTDPKKG, encoded by the coding sequence ATGACCTGGAAAGACCATGGAGAACTTTTCGTAAGATATAATAGAAACCCTATACTTACCGTTGAAGATTGGCCCTATCAGGCTAATTCGGTTTTTAATCCCGCAGCCACTATAGTTGATGGTATAACTCTATTGCTGGTGAGGGTTGAAGACCACAGGGGCTTTTCTCATTTTACGGCAGCCCGGAGTAAAAACGGGGTAGATGGCTGGGAAATTGACAGTCAACCAACATTCTTTCCTGAGCCTGCAAAATACCCTGAAGAGATATATGGCATTGAAGACCCGCGTATAACTTACATGGATGAGATAAAAAAATGGGCTGTGACATATACGGCTTTTTCTGATTCCGGTCCCTTACCAGCTCTTGCTCTTACAGAAGATTTTCATACCTTTGAGCGAGTAGGTTCTATCCTGCCGCCTGATAACAAAGATGCTGCTATTTTCCCTGTAAGCTTTAATGGCAAATGGGCAGTGCTGCACAGGCCTGCACCTACTGGCCACACTATGAAAGCAAATATCTGGATCTCTTTTTCCCCGGATATGAAAGCCTGGGGATGGCACGAGGTCCTTCTGTACGCCCGGGAAGGGGGATGGTGGGATGCCTACAAAATAGGCTTATCCCCGCAGCCAATGCGTACATCCGAGGGATGGCTGATTATGTACCACGGAGTGCGCCAGACAACGCCGAAAATAAGTTACCGGCTTGGATTAGCTCTCCTTGACCTTGAAGATCCCAGAAAAGTGCTCCGCAGGTCAGAAGGCTGGGTCTTCGGGCCTCACGAATCCTATGAGCGCAGTGGAGATGTTAATGATGTTGTTTTCCCCTGCGGGTGGGTCGTGGTGAATGATGAATTACGCATCTATTACGGAGGCGCGGATACCTCCGTATCCCTGGCACGCGCAAAAATGGACGATATCATGAAGTATCTCCGCGAGTGCCCTGAGGAGCAGTGCCCTGAAGATTACTGCAGATTTTTTGAGGGGCACAGGGGGAAGTATACCGATCCTAAAAAAGGTTGA
- a CDS encoding COG1361 S-layer family protein → MKKFSLLIILLLFSIFTCLGAGTALGASNGYITSSNLDINLTNQNPDAARPGEPIELTVSVQNVGTKDVKDITVTVNPEYPFTKISGESLEKSISYLNARQDKNEGGVLKFKLMTDSNASAGTYDVDIVTTYKSGSGSSSTTYTTTKTVTIDVRGKEYAQIVTIDKANIDIAKEETLEFIVTNTGTSPLKNMVVSWNDLDGVILPVYSDNTKYIKYLDAGESVTVVYNVMADVNADPGLYTLDINLKLEDYDSNEQTINTTAGVFVGGETDFDVSFSESDEGEISLSVANVGNNIAYSVKVSVPKQDNYKVSGSSSTIVGNLEKGDYTIASFNITNTKNIEGTEDERESASTSNPLKVQIEYTDAKGERITVDKEVDVNSGNMTTQGEAGGSRSGGVSSYLLYIAIIALAGGVFMFRKNIQEKIQVIKAEKSGVPKPEDKKD, encoded by the coding sequence ATGAAAAAATTTTCTTTACTTATAATCTTACTGCTATTTTCAATATTCACATGCCTTGGAGCTGGAACAGCACTTGGTGCATCAAACGGATACATAACCTCTTCAAATCTGGATATAAATCTGACCAATCAAAACCCTGATGCTGCTCGTCCCGGAGAGCCTATTGAACTCACTGTCAGCGTGCAGAATGTGGGTACAAAGGATGTAAAAGATATTACAGTCACAGTCAATCCGGAATATCCTTTCACCAAAATTTCTGGAGAATCCCTTGAAAAAAGCATCTCCTACCTGAATGCGAGGCAGGATAAGAATGAGGGAGGAGTCCTTAAGTTCAAGCTCATGACAGATTCCAACGCATCTGCAGGTACATACGATGTGGACATCGTTACTACCTATAAAAGCGGGTCCGGATCTTCGTCGACCACATACACGACCACAAAAACTGTCACTATTGATGTAAGAGGCAAAGAATACGCTCAAATTGTAACCATAGACAAAGCAAATATTGACATTGCAAAAGAAGAGACTCTGGAGTTCATAGTAACAAACACCGGAACTTCTCCCTTGAAAAACATGGTTGTTTCATGGAATGATCTGGATGGAGTGATTCTCCCCGTATACTCAGACAATACAAAGTATATCAAGTACCTGGATGCAGGTGAATCAGTGACCGTTGTTTACAACGTAATGGCGGATGTAAATGCAGATCCTGGACTTTACACTCTGGATATAAATCTCAAACTTGAAGACTACGACTCAAACGAGCAAACTATCAACACTACGGCAGGAGTTTTTGTAGGCGGAGAAACTGATTTCGACGTATCGTTCTCTGAAAGCGATGAAGGAGAGATCTCGCTTTCAGTTGCAAACGTAGGAAACAACATTGCATATTCAGTGAAAGTATCGGTTCCGAAACAGGACAACTACAAGGTATCGGGAAGTTCATCTACAATTGTAGGAAACCTCGAGAAAGGAGATTATACAATTGCTTCCTTTAACATTACAAACACAAAGAACATCGAAGGAACAGAGGACGAAAGAGAAAGCGCTTCTACTTCTAATCCGCTAAAAGTTCAGATTGAGTATACAGATGCGAAAGGAGAAAGGATAACGGTAGATAAAGAAGTAGATGTAAACTCTGGAAATATGACTACTCAGGGAGAAGCCGGAGGATCAAGAAGCGGCGGAGTTAGTTCATACCTGTTATACATCGCAATAATAGCACTTGCTGGAGGGGTATTCATGTTCCGCAAAAATATTCAGGAAAAAATACAGGTAATTAAAGCGGAAAAATCCGGTGTTCCGAAGCCTGAAGATAAGAAGGACTGA
- a CDS encoding amylo-alpha-1,6-glucosidase — MSEGRFGADFLSTYEEGIKREWVTGNGLGGYASSTVIGAGTRTYHGLLVAASENPPGRFLFLSSLDEEISINEEIYKLAAHKYPDIISPEGFNYLSEFIPNPFPLWVYQPGDFTVKKKVFMVHNSNTTCILYDITSRKEGAMLRIYPLVNSRDFHYTIRSGYLSFSQKTNPAGVELESSNGFIFSLSSNLEYHADPKWYYNLEYDIEKQRACNFEEDDFTPGYFESKLEPGTSHFFIAASTGDISSFTLEHVDELYSREANRQNLLALNSKLTEPFALKLLKATDLFIVKHPSSGENTVIAGYHWYSDWGRDAMISLPGLFLIPYRFKEARSALEYFSRHSRKGLIPNTYSSFGGEPVYNAVDASLWFIHALCRYFAYTKDFLFLTDIWDTVDNIIDNYRNGTDFGIGMDSDYLIKQGPQLTWMDAKIGEWAVTPRAGKACEINALWYNALKTASYLGTLLGKDTSLYETLAAGVASNFENVFWNPEANCLFDLVYQDEAGNQIKDPAIRPNQIFAVSLPYTMLSPEKERTIVDRVKSDLLTPFGLRTLSRDHLLYKGQYRGDALTRDTAYHNGTVWPWLLGAYVKAYRKVNNYSESSLEDMKALLQGFDIHLETAGIGTISEVFDGDYPHSPGGTIAQAWSVAEILRAYVEDIIEIKP, encoded by the coding sequence ATGAGTGAGGGCAGGTTTGGAGCAGATTTTCTTTCAACATACGAAGAAGGAATAAAAAGAGAATGGGTTACAGGAAACGGACTTGGAGGATATGCTTCCTCTACGGTCATCGGGGCAGGGACAAGGACTTACCACGGGCTGCTTGTAGCAGCTTCCGAAAATCCCCCTGGAAGGTTTTTGTTTCTTTCTTCCCTTGACGAGGAAATCTCTATCAACGAAGAAATTTATAAACTTGCAGCCCATAAATACCCGGACATAATTTCTCCTGAGGGCTTTAATTATCTTTCCGAATTTATCCCCAACCCATTTCCTCTCTGGGTTTACCAGCCCGGGGATTTTACTGTAAAGAAAAAAGTTTTCATGGTGCATAATAGTAATACAACCTGTATTCTCTATGATATTACATCCAGAAAAGAAGGAGCTATGTTAAGAATTTACCCTCTGGTAAACTCAAGAGACTTCCATTATACTATTCGCTCAGGATACCTTTCCTTTTCCCAGAAAACTAACCCTGCGGGAGTAGAACTGGAAAGCTCCAATGGTTTTATTTTCTCTCTTTCATCCAATCTCGAGTATCATGCTGACCCCAAATGGTACTATAATTTAGAATATGATATCGAGAAACAACGGGCATGCAACTTCGAAGAAGACGATTTCACTCCCGGCTATTTTGAAAGCAAACTCGAACCCGGGACTTCCCACTTCTTTATTGCTGCTTCAACAGGAGATATTTCTTCTTTTACCCTCGAGCATGTTGACGAACTTTATTCAAGAGAAGCAAATCGGCAGAACCTTCTTGCTCTCAATTCGAAGCTTACCGAACCTTTTGCTCTCAAACTTCTAAAAGCAACTGATCTTTTTATAGTAAAACATCCTTCTTCAGGTGAAAATACAGTGATTGCAGGATATCACTGGTACTCTGATTGGGGAAGGGATGCCATGATTTCTCTGCCTGGCCTGTTTTTAATTCCGTATCGTTTCAAAGAAGCCAGATCCGCTCTCGAATATTTTTCCAGACACTCTCGAAAAGGCTTGATTCCCAACACTTACTCATCTTTTGGAGGAGAGCCGGTCTACAATGCAGTGGACGCTTCTCTCTGGTTTATCCATGCCCTTTGCCGCTATTTCGCATATACCAAAGACTTCCTTTTCCTCACGGACATCTGGGACACTGTAGACAATATTATAGACAACTACCGTAATGGCACGGATTTTGGAATAGGTATGGATTCAGATTACCTTATTAAGCAGGGACCCCAACTAACCTGGATGGATGCGAAGATTGGAGAGTGGGCAGTGACTCCAAGAGCAGGTAAAGCCTGTGAGATAAATGCTCTCTGGTATAACGCCTTAAAAACGGCTTCCTACCTGGGTACCCTTCTCGGCAAGGATACCTCCTTATATGAGACTCTTGCAGCTGGAGTCGCTTCAAATTTCGAGAACGTATTCTGGAACCCTGAGGCTAACTGTCTCTTCGATCTCGTATATCAGGATGAAGCAGGAAACCAGATTAAAGACCCTGCAATCCGCCCGAACCAGATATTTGCTGTATCACTTCCCTATACCATGCTTTCTCCTGAAAAAGAAAGAACTATCGTAGATCGGGTTAAAAGCGATCTTCTTACTCCTTTCGGGCTCAGAACTCTCTCGAGAGATCATCTTTTATATAAAGGACAGTATCGCGGAGACGCCCTTACCAGAGATACAGCCTACCACAACGGGACAGTCTGGCCTTGGCTCCTCGGAGCTTACGTGAAAGCTTACAGAAAGGTAAATAATTATTCGGAAAGCAGCCTTGAGGATATGAAGGCTCTTCTCCAGGGCTTTGACATACATCTTGAAACCGCAGGCATAGGTACCATTTCCGAAGTGTTTGATGGTGACTACCCTCACTCTCCTGGAGGTACTATTGCCCAGGCTTGGAGCGTTGCAGAAATTCTCAGGGCATATGTAGAGGATATAATTGAGATCAAGCCTTGA
- a CDS encoding helix-turn-helix domain-containing protein, which produces MDPLEKIFGKTAQMTVLKNLIENQNEPTYLSGIAEETGLSNSSVSRVITPLIESGVVLEKPLGKQIRTFQLNMESEAAKLIVDFHNKINQLLD; this is translated from the coding sequence ATGGACCCACTAGAAAAAATCTTCGGGAAAACTGCACAGATGACAGTTCTTAAGAATCTGATCGAAAACCAGAACGAACCGACTTACCTTTCAGGAATAGCTGAGGAAACCGGGTTATCCAATTCCAGCGTATCAAGGGTTATCACACCTTTGATCGAGTCAGGCGTTGTCCTGGAAAAACCCCTCGGAAAACAAATCAGAACTTTCCAGCTGAACATGGAAAGCGAGGCAGCAAAGTTAATAGTGGATTTTCACAATAAAATCAACCAGCTGCTAGATTAA
- a CDS encoding alpha/beta hydrolase: MNHTIELLEPATREFVENVNKQGGTPIYKLSPKDARKVLSDLQASDVAKLPADIEDMDIPVGPQGKVSIRILRPEGSKENLPVVMYFHGAGWVLGGKDTHDRLVREIANGANAAVVFVNFTPAPEAKYPAQIEEAYAATKYIAENGKELRLDSSRLAVAGDSVGGNMVAAVMLLVKERGGPKIDYQVLFYPVTDANFDTQSYQQYSTGIWLTREAMKWFWDNYLPDEEARKQPTASPLQASIEQLKGQPPALIITDENDVLRDEGEAYAHKLIQAGVNVTAVRYMGTIHDFVMLNALAGTPATCSAVGLANENLKIVFARS, from the coding sequence ATGAATCATACTATTGAGCTACTCGAACCAGCTACCAGAGAATTTGTAGAAAATGTCAACAAGCAGGGTGGAACGCCAATCTACAAACTTTCTCCGAAAGATGCCCGTAAAGTTCTTTCAGATTTGCAGGCTAGTGATGTCGCAAAACTGCCTGCAGACATCGAAGACATGGATATTCCGGTCGGTCCTCAGGGAAAAGTTTCGATTAGAATACTAAGACCAGAAGGAAGTAAGGAAAACTTACCGGTCGTGATGTATTTTCATGGCGCCGGCTGGGTTCTCGGGGGAAAAGATACGCATGATCGGCTGGTCAGGGAAATCGCCAATGGAGCTAACGCTGCGGTTGTATTTGTCAATTTCACGCCGGCTCCTGAGGCAAAGTATCCTGCGCAGATCGAAGAGGCATATGCTGCGACTAAATATATTGCTGAAAACGGAAAAGAACTCAGACTGGACAGCTCACGGCTTGCAGTTGCTGGAGACAGTGTAGGCGGGAATATGGTTGCAGCTGTCATGCTCCTGGTAAAAGAGAGGGGTGGGCCTAAAATTGATTATCAGGTGCTCTTCTATCCTGTGACTGATGCTAATTTTGATACTCAGTCATATCAGCAGTATTCAACCGGAATCTGGCTTACCAGGGAAGCAATGAAGTGGTTCTGGGACAATTATTTACCTGATGAAGAAGCACGAAAGCAGCCGACAGCATCTCCTCTACAGGCATCTATTGAACAGCTTAAGGGACAGCCTCCGGCTCTTATTATTACTGATGAAAATGATGTGCTTCGCGACGAAGGCGAGGCATACGCACATAAACTGATTCAGGCAGGGGTCAATGTTACAGCCGTTCGATACATGGGAACTATACACGATTTCGTGATGCTAAACGCACTTGCAGGCACGCCTGCAACCTGCAGCGCAGTCGGTCTGGCGAATGAAAATCTCAAGATCGTTTTTGCCAGATCGTAA
- a CDS encoding DUF2795 domain-containing protein, whose amino-acid sequence MEEIIIGRDMDYPATRDDLVKFAEGKKAESDVLDLLKGIPEIEYNTPADVTREIEHLERQRSREYTKLEY is encoded by the coding sequence ATTGAAGAGATTATAATCGGCAGGGATATGGATTATCCTGCGACCAGAGATGACCTCGTAAAGTTTGCTGAAGGAAAGAAGGCAGAGAGTGATGTTCTGGACCTTTTGAAAGGGATACCTGAGATAGAGTATAATACCCCTGCAGATGTTACTAGAGAAATCGAACATCTGGAAAGACAGCGTAGTAGAGAGTATACTAAACTAGAGTATTAA